One Micropterus dolomieu isolate WLL.071019.BEF.003 ecotype Adirondacks linkage group LG23, ASM2129224v1, whole genome shotgun sequence DNA window includes the following coding sequences:
- the ppm1nb gene encoding protein phosphatase, Mg2+/Mn2+ dependent, 1Nb (putative), with translation MRTARKGSVEMPAFMRQLVKETEKRVSSFFKAGRGGAAVGEPPVVGEKEEAIPSPYLDRPVLDKLAEEGCARWGLTYALGSMQGWRANMEDFHNCVPQLGGDLADWSFFAVFDGHAGSTVAQYCSQHLLGHILATGGMGPEDDPEKVRGAIIEGFLQTDKHLLSVARREGWERGGTTVVATLISPYYIYFANCGDSRAMLCRSGQVCFSTEDHKPYSPLEKERIESAGGSVTIQRINGSLAVSRALGDFSYKGAENRTPTQQMVSPEPEVCVVERSPADEFLVLACDGVWDTISNEELCAFIHNRLRVCTDLRDVCTQVIDLCLYKGSLDNISIILLCFPGAPQLSAEALHQEAELEDLLESKVAEIYAELCARGEEPDLLSVLTVLASTVIPGLPPGGGIQSKRNCIISAYYQQRETHKPTLPNGLGGS, from the exons ATGAGGACAGCCAGGAAAGGCAGCGTGGAGATGCCTGCATTTATGCGGCAGCtggtgaaagagacagagaagcgGGTCAGCTCTTTCTTCAAGGCGGGCCGTGGAGGAGCAGCAGTGGGAGAGCCGCCAGTGGttggggagaaggaggaggccATCCCCAGCCCCTACCTGGACAGGCCAGTCCTGGACAAGTTAGCAGAGGAGGGCTGCGCCCGCTGGGGCCTCACCTATGCCCTGGGAAGTATGCAGGGCTGGAGGGCCAACATGGAGGATTTCCACAACTGTGTACCACAGCTGGGTGGAGACCTGGCCGACTGGAGCTTCTTTGCTGTATTCGATGGTCATGCAGGCAGCACGGTGGCACAGTACTGCTCCCAGCACCTTCTGGGTCACATCCTGGCCACAG GTGGAATGGGACCAGAGGACGACCCTGAAAAGGTGAGAGGAGCCATCATCGAGGGCTTCCTGCAAACAGACAAGCACCTGCTCTCTGTGGCACGCCGAGAAGGCTGGGAGAGGGGTGGTACCACTGTGGTGGCCACTCTTATCTCACCATATTACATCTACTTTGCCAACTGTGGTGACTCCAGGGCCATGCTGTGCCGGTCTGGCCAGGTTTGCTTCTCCACTGAGGACCACAAACCTTACAGCCCTCTGGAGAAAGAGCGTATTGAGAGTGCAGGCGGCTCTGTGACAATCCAACGAATCAACGGTTCCCTGGCAGTGTCCCGTGCTCTGGGGGACTTCAGCTACAAGGGGGCAGAGAACCGGACGCCCACCCAGCAGATGGTGTCACCAGAGCCAGAGGTGTGTGTTGTGGAGCGCTCACCGGCAGATGAGTTCCTGGTGCTCGCCTGCGACGGGGTGTGGGACACCATCAGCAACGAGGAGCTGTGCGCCTTCATCCACAACCGGCTGCGTGTTTGCACTGACCTGAGGGATGTCTGCACTCAAGTCATTGACCTCTGTCTCTATAAG GGCAGCTTGGACAACATCAGCATCATCCTGTTGTGCTTCCCTGGAGCCCCCCAGCTGTCAGCAGAGGCATTACATCAAGAGGCCGAGTTGGAGGACCTGCTGGAATCCAAAgtagcag AGATTTATGCGGAGCTGTGTGCCAGAGGGGAGGAACCTGATCTGCTGTCTGTCCTCACAGTCCTCGCATCCACTGTCATCCCTGGATTACCACCAGGTGGAGGCATACAGAGCAA aaGGAACTGCATTATTTCTGCTTACTATCaacaaagagagacacacaagCCCACACTGCCAAAT GGCCTGGGGGGCTCCTGA
- the kcnk12l gene encoding potassium channel subfamily K member 13 yields MAQRRAAGGCCCPRAPVNEDNARFCLLAGLILLYLLCGAAIFSALEHPFELHARHLWKQQLDNFTRRYRVNLGALHTLLRQYEEANGAGIRVDTLRPRWDFSGAFYFVGTVVSTIGFGMTTPATIAGKIFLIFYGLIGCAATILFFNLFLERIITMLAYIMRWCHERRLRCAGVGVVSSREESSGEEDSLEGWKPSVYYVMLILGVASVVIACSASTLYSSMENWSYVDSLYFCFVAFSTIGFGDLVSSQKQQYESQEAYRLGNCLIILMGVCCIYSLFNVISIVIKQTLTWIVGKLVCSGRHAHLRQKRLKRNTVQPISSHCPAGRHRYTEGSVETVCDSETDAGAVADSVYVGRRLSGEMISVNEFMVSNKVSLALLQKQLSETAHQGPRQSYCHQNGFSGGVGALAIMNNRLQETSVDR; encoded by the exons ATGGCTCAGAGGAGGGCTGCTGGTGGCTGCTGCTGCCCCAGGGCGCCCGTGAATGAAGACAATGCCCGTTTCTGCCTGCTGGCTGGCCTCATCCTGCTCTACCTACTGTGCGGGGCGGCCATCTTCTCAGCCCTGGAACACCCCTTTGAGCTGCACGCCCGGCACCTCTGGAAACAACAGCTGGACAACTTCACCCGGCGATATAGAGTAAACCTGGGTGCCCTGCACACTCTGCTGCGGCAGTACGAGGAGGCAAACGGAGCTGGGATCAGAGTGGACACGTTGAGGCCCCGCTGGGacttttctggagctttctaCTTTGTTGGCACAGTGGTCTCAACTATTG GCTTTGGCATGACCACACCAGCGACCATAGCTGGAAAAATCTTCTTAATCTTCTATGGTCTCATTGGCTGTGCTGCCACCATCCTCTTCTTTAACCTCTTCCTGGAGAGGATCATCACAATGTTAGCTTATATCATGCGCTGGTGTCATGAGCGTCGGCTGAGGTGTGCTGGAGTCGGGGTGGTGTCGAGCAGGGAGGAGTCATCCGGCGAGGAGGACAGCCTGGAGGGTTGGAAACCGTCAGTCTATTACGTGATGCTAATATTGGGTGTGGCATCGGTTGTGATTGCGTGTAGTGCTTCCACTCTGTACAGCTCCATGGAGAACTGGAGCTACGTGGACTCCCTCTACTTCTGTTTTGTGGCCTTCAGCACCATCGGATTTGGGGACCTGGTGAGCAGTCAGAAGCAGCAGTATGAGTCTCAGGAGGCCTACCGGCTCGGGAACTGCCTTATCATCTTAATGGGGGTGTGTTGTATCTACTCCCTTTTCAATGTCATATCTATTGTCATCAAGCAAACTCTCACCTGGATCGTGGGTAAGCTGGTTTGCTCAGGGCGGCA CGCACACCTCAGGCAAAAACGCTTGAAACGCAACACCGTGCAGCCCATCTCCTCCCACTGCCCTGCAGGAAGACACCGCTACACGGAGGGCTCGGTGGAGACAGTGTGTGACAGCGAGACAGATGCAGGCGCAGTGGCTGACAGCGTGTATGTGGGCCGTCGTCTGTCAGGAGAGATGATCTCTGTCAATGAGTTCATGGTGTCCAATAAGGTGTCTCTGGCACTGCTGCAGAAGCAGCTGAGCGAAACAGCTCATCAGGGCCCACGACAGAGCTACTGCCATCAAAATGGATTCTCTGGTGGTGTGGGGGCCTTAGCCATTATGAATAATCGCCTACAGGAAACCAGTGTGGATAGGTAA